The Cyclobacteriaceae bacterium DNA segment TCTGACACCGGCAAGCAACACAGTTTTATTGAATCGGCTAAAAATAAAGCATACGATGTTTTGTTGCTTGATGGTATTCTCGACAACCACTTTATTAACACGCTGGAGCAAAAACTGGAGAAGACGCAAATCAAACGTGTTGACAGCGACACAGCCGATAAGCTTATCGATAAAGATGAGAAAACCGAAAGTGTGTTGAGTAACGATGAGAAGGAACAGGTAAAAAACATCTTTGAAAAAGCCATCAACAACACCAACATGACCGTTGCCGTTGAGGCTATGGCCACCGATGATTTACCGGTGGTGATTACCATGAGCGAATTTATGCGCAGGATGAAAGACATGGCCAAAATGGGTGGTGGCGGTTACGCCTTTATGGGCAGCATGCCCGACAGCTATGCAGTAACCGTGAATGGCAACCACAGCATTGTGCAGAAAATTCTGAAAGCTGAAACTGAAGAGCAGAAAACAAAACTGGCCAAGCAGGCTTATGATCTTGCGTTGCTTTCGCAGAATATGCTAACCGGTGCCGACCTGACTAATTTTATTAAGCGAAGTGTGGAGTTTGTAGCCTAATGCTTACACACGGATTCCTCCCCTGACAGGGGGAATGTGTCCGCAGGTCGGAGGGGGTAATTGCGATTTTGCCTATACTTTTTCAATTTTAGCATCGTTTTTAAGGCGTATGCGCATAAAGCTTTTTCTTTTAACCGGATTGTTCGCCCTTACCGGCACTTCCCTGCTTGCCCAGGAAGAAGAGCAGGATCGCATGTTTACCATTGACACACCGGTAAACCTCGACTTTGAAAAGGAAGAAGAGCCGATCAACACTCCGAAAAAGAAAAAGGTAAAGAAGAAAGTTTTTTACGGCATCAAAACCAAAAAGGGCTTTTCCCGCAAAGGGGTGGGTGAACGCACGGTTTACGAAAACTTCTATTACCTGAAAAAACCTGAATTGCCCGAAACACTGGTGCGCGACATTTATTACTACGACTTTGCTCGTGGGGAAATTGTACGCACCAGTCGGTTCGATCCGAAGAAAGGCGTGTTGGTTCATGGGCCATATAAGAAAACGCAAAATAATGTGATCCTGGAAACCGGCATCTTTTACAAGGGCACCAAGCACGGTAGGTGGATGAAGTACAACCGCGACAGTACGCTTACGGACAAAGAAAAATATTTTCGAGGTTGGCCCCGCGAATCCATGATCAGTTATTATGATCCCGTGGAGCGCAAGAAACCCAAAGAAATTATTCCAATTGAATTCGGGGAGAAGGAAGGCAACTACTACATGTTTTTTGAAAACGGTCAGGTAGCGGTTACGGGTGAATACCGGTGGGATCAACGCGTGGGCGATTGGTACGAGTATTATCCCAGCGGACGAAGAAAAAAACTGATCGCGTATCCCAAAGAACCCTTCGATAAAAATGTAACACCATTCATTAAAGTTGAGTGGAGCGATAAGGGAAGGGAGATCTATCGAAACAATAAAGGCGGGTGATCAAACCTCCTAATTTATTGCATCCTCAAAATGCCTGATCTCAGGCGGGTTCCCCAACTTCACAGAAATAATATCAAACCGGATGTGCCCGTGCCAATCGTTGGCAAAAATGTATGCTTCAGCCGCTTCAAAAATTTTTCTTCCCTTTTTAAAATCTACAAACGTTTCCGGCTCACCAAACGCACTCGAACTACGGGCTTTCACTTCCACAAACAGTAACCAGTTTTCCTTTTTCACAATCAGGTCAATCTCTGCGTGCTTGTGGCGAAAGTTCCGCGCCACAACCTGATACCCTCTTTGCTCCAGATACGCGGCTGCCAGGTCCTCTCCTTTTTTTCCAATGGCGGCTTTATCCGACATAAATGTTACAATTCTGTTACTAGCATTCTAATTTCATGCATTAAGTAATACCTTTGATGTGAATTTAGCGCTATGTCAGCAACAAAGAAATACATTGAGAGCTTTACCCGCCAGTTAGCCGAGGCACTGAAAATAAGTGAGTCTATTGATCTGGTGCGCCCGGGCAGCGACATCCGCAATGTGGTGATTGCCGGAATGGGCGGATCGGGCATTGGCGCCAACCTGGTGGAGTCGCTTACCTTTGGCCGGATTCCCATTCCGATAACGGTGTGCAAGAGTTACAACATCCCCCAGTTTGTTAGTCCGCATACGTTGTTTATTGCCTGCAGTTACAGCGGCAACACCGAGGAAACCATTGCTGCTTTGAACAAAGCATTATTGAAGCGTGCGCACGTAATTGTTGTGGCTTCGGGTGGTAAACTGATCGACATCGCACGTGAGTATAATTTGTTCTATATCCAGCTACCTGCAGGATCTGACAGTCCGCGTGCCATGCTTGCCTACAACATGATTGCCCTGCTGTCGGTGTTGTATCATACCGGACTTATTGGATCAACCTATATCAAAGAAACAGAGAATGCCATTCAGTTTCTGGATCGTGGAGAGAAAGGCATTCAAAACGAAGCGGAGCTGATCGCACGAAAACTCAAAGGCAAATTGCCGATGATTTACTGCGACAACCGGTTGTATGCGATGGCGCTTCGCTTTCAGCAACAATTAAATGAAAACGCCAAGCACCTGGCGCACATCAATACATTTCCGGAAATGAACCACAACGAACTGGTGGGTTGGCAGTTTCCGGAAAACCTGATGCCGATGCTTCAGGTGATTTATATGTACTCCGACCACGATCATGAGCGCGTAGAGAAACGCATGGAAATCTGTCGCGATATTTTTGAAAAACGATCGAACCCGATTATTGATGTGGTGGGTGAAGGTGCTTCCCTGCTTGAGCAATACTACTACCTCATTCATCTCACCGATTGGGTTTCCTACTACCTGGCGCGCGAGAATGGTGTGGAGCCCGATCCGATTGAATCGATCAATTACTTGAAGGGGGAACTGGATAAAATCAAGTGAACGCGCTCATCAACCGCAAAACGCAATTCATTCACCTCGGACTTATCGATTATAAACAAGCCTGGGATTACCAGGCTTCGCTTTTTGCAAAAATACTGGAGGTTAAAAAGGCAAACCGCGACTTGCCGGTTGAGCAGCAACAGCCCACCGAGAACTTCCTGATTTTCTGTGAACACCCGCATGTTTTTACCTTAGGTAAAAGTGGCGATGAAGCCAACCTGAAAATCAAAAAAGAAAACCTCCACACCATTCAGGCTTCTTACGTACACACCAATCGCGGTGGCGATATTACGTACCACGGCCCGGGGCAAATTGTTGGGTACCCGGTTATTGACCTTGAAAATTTCTTCACCGACATTCACCAATACATGCGCCTGCTGGAAGAAGCCGTAATTCAAACGCTCACTGAATTCGGGATTTCTTCTGGTCGCATTCCAGGACTTACAGGTGTGTGGCTTGATCCGGACAATGAAAGTCGTGCACGTAAAATCTGCGCCCTCGGAGTAAAAACCAGTCGCTGGGTGGCTATGCACGGCTTTGCCTTTAATGTAAATGCCGACTTGAACTATTTCGATTACATCGTTCCGTGTGGTATTGATGATAAAGCTGTTACCTCTATGGAGTTTGAACTGGGCAAAAAGCAAGATATGAAAGCGGTTGAAGAAATTTTGAAAACAAAACTTGCACACCTGTTTGAAATGGAGTTAGTATGATTCGCGATATTGAAATACCTGAAGTAAAAAATGTAACCGTTGCCATTGCCCGAAAGAAACAACCGGGTGAAAGCGATGAGTGGAGAGTCTACCTGATCAATAAAAATACGTTTCCGATTGAGAATACATTAGTCGCCAGCAAAGGATACGGTGTGAAAGATGGCGAAGAACAGCAGACTTCCATCTTACGTCATTTTCTGGAAACCGTGGCCGCAGAAAGTGCCGCATTGATTGAACCCATTGACCCGGCCGTGTTTCATCTAAACAATGAATATTGGGTGAGCTACTATATCGGCACAAAAATTTTTGATAAGCGCTTTGTTTTCGTACCCGATTCCATTCACGAGGATAATATTACGTATATTAAGGAATTGGAAATGGAAGGAATACTGCACTCATGATACCCGAACTACGCGACATTCTTTTTTTGGATATTGAAACGGTAGCCAGTACCGACAACTTCGCTTCATTGGATGAGCGGCTAAAAACTCAATGGTCGCGAAAAGCCTCCTTTTTAAAACGCGAAGAAGGTGTAACCGATGAGCAGTTGTTTCATCAGCGCGCAGGCATTTATGCCGAATTCGGAAAAGTGGTCTGCATTGCCGTGGGCAAGTTGTATGATACCGAATCGGGCGAGCTTGGCTTAAAGACAAAAGCCTATTACGGGCACGATGAAAAAGTTGTGCTTACTGAATTCAAATTCATGCTCGACAAGCTAGATGCGAGTATCCGCTTCTGTGCGCACAACGGTAAAGAATTCGATTACCCCTACATGAGTCGCAGAATGCTGGTAAACGGTATCGCGTTGCCCGCTCCGCTTAACCTGGCCGGAAAAAAATCGTGGGAAGTAAACCACCTCGATACCATGGAGCTCTGGAAGTTTGGCGATTACAAGCATTATACTTCGCTCGATTTATTGGCCGCCATTTTCAATATCCCTTCCAGCAAAAACGGCATTGATGGAAGCCAGGTGAACTCCGTTTATTACAAAGAAAAAGATCTTGAGAGAATTAAAGATTACTGCGTAAGCGATGTAGTGGTATTAACACAACTTTACCTTCGGATGAAGGGAGTTCCGCTGATTGCGGAGCATAATATCATTCATGCTTGAATGATTCTTAAATTGAACTAACGGGTTGGATTGGTGTTTTTAGTATATTTATCTACTTTTTGACAAGAAATGAGCGCAGCTGAAGTAAAGAAAGAAATCACGGCAAAGATCAACCGGATTAACGACACCCGGTTGCTTGAAAATCTGGATGCCATCGTTGATGATCTGTTGGCAAAAAGTTTGGGTAAAGATTTTTGGGATGATTTACCCGCTTCACTCAAATCAGGCATCGAAAAAGCTGAGAAAGATATGGCTGAAGGCAAAGGTCTCTCGCATGAAGAGGTAATGAGCGAAGTGAAACAAAAATTTAAAACTTAATGGCGTATGAAATACGCTGGTCACCTGACGCAAGGCGCGATTATTTTGCCATTTTGGATTATCTGAATGCACATTGGACTGAAAAAGAAGCAATCAATTTTATTGATCGCACGGAGCAAATCTTGCAACTCATTTCTGATAATCCCCTTCTTTTCGTTTCATCTGCCAAAAAACCTGAGATTCACAGATGTGTCATCGTAAGTCAGGTCAGCTTGTTTTATAAGGTAAAAAACAATCAGGTTGAACTTTTACGATTCTGGGACAATCGAATGGATCCTGAAAAATTGAATTACTAAACATGTCTAAAAAGAAAAAACAAACTAAACATACGCCTTCCTTCAAACAACAATTTGAATCCGGAATACTTTCTGCACTGAATGAAACACCCGGTCGCGCCTACAGCATCAAGCAAATCGCTAAAAAGCTGGGGTTAAAAAAGCGAGACGACATCAAGGCGATGACGTTTTCGGTGTATGAGCTGGAGGAATCCGGAAAAATAAAAGAACTGAGCAACGGCACTTATGCTACCGCTCAAAAAGGAAAAACCCTTACCGGCATTGTTGATCATGTCAGTTCACGCTTCGCCTATGTGTCGGTGGGCGAGGACCGGCCCGATGTGTACATTAAAGCACGCGATTTGGGTTCAGCCGTTGATGGCGACACCGTAAACATCGCTATACTTCCTACCCGGCATGGCGAACATCCGGAAGGACGGGTGGTCGAAATTCTTCGAAGAGGACGCACACAATTTGTGGGCAGGCTGGAGCTCTCCAAAAACTTTGCATTTGTAGTTGCTGACTATCGGAAAATCCACAAAGATTTTTTTATTGCCCAGGGAAATATTAATGGAGCAAAATCCAACGACAAGGTAATTGTTGAAGTATTGAATTGGGGAGATGGCGAGGGCAACCCGGAAGCCAAGGTGATTAACATTCTCGGAAAAGCCGGTGAAAACGAAGCCGAGATTCATTCCATCATGGCCGAGTTTGGCTTGCCGTTTAAATTTCCGCCTGCCATCGAAAAAGAGGCTAAAAAAATTGACGAAGGCATTACACCAAACGAAATCAAAAAACGCTGGGACTTCCGGCTGATGACTACATTCACCATCGACCCGGAAGATGCCAAGGACTTTGATGACGCGCTATCATTGGAAATATTACCCAACGGTAATTACCGGGTGGGTGTTCACATTGCCGATGTAACGCATTACATTCAACCCAACTCAAACCTGGAGAAAGAAGCTTTTGACCGGGCCACATCCGTGTACCTGGTAGATCGCACCATTCCCATGTTACCGGAAAGACTTTCCAATGAGCTTTGTTCGCTGCGTCCGAAAGAAGATAAACTGACATTTGCTGCCGTTTTTGAATTGGATAAACAT contains these protein-coding regions:
- a CDS encoding YraN family protein codes for the protein MSDKAAIGKKGEDLAAAYLEQRGYQVVARNFRHKHAEIDLIVKKENWLLFVEVKARSSSAFGEPETFVDFKKGRKIFEAAEAYIFANDWHGHIRFDIISVKLGNPPEIRHFEDAIN
- a CDS encoding bifunctional phosphoglucose/phosphomannose isomerase, whose product is MSATKKYIESFTRQLAEALKISESIDLVRPGSDIRNVVIAGMGGSGIGANLVESLTFGRIPIPITVCKSYNIPQFVSPHTLFIACSYSGNTEETIAALNKALLKRAHVIVVASGGKLIDIAREYNLFYIQLPAGSDSPRAMLAYNMIALLSVLYHTGLIGSTYIKETENAIQFLDRGEKGIQNEAELIARKLKGKLPMIYCDNRLYAMALRFQQQLNENAKHLAHINTFPEMNHNELVGWQFPENLMPMLQVIYMYSDHDHERVEKRMEICRDIFEKRSNPIIDVVGEGASLLEQYYYLIHLTDWVSYYLARENGVEPDPIESINYLKGELDKIK
- the lipB gene encoding lipoyl(octanoyl) transferase LipB; protein product: MNALINRKTQFIHLGLIDYKQAWDYQASLFAKILEVKKANRDLPVEQQQPTENFLIFCEHPHVFTLGKSGDEANLKIKKENLHTIQASYVHTNRGGDITYHGPGQIVGYPVIDLENFFTDIHQYMRLLEEAVIQTLTEFGISSGRIPGLTGVWLDPDNESRARKICALGVKTSRWVAMHGFAFNVNADLNYFDYIVPCGIDDKAVTSMEFELGKKQDMKAVEEILKTKLAHLFEMELV
- a CDS encoding 3'-5' exonuclease, translating into MIPELRDILFLDIETVASTDNFASLDERLKTQWSRKASFLKREEGVTDEQLFHQRAGIYAEFGKVVCIAVGKLYDTESGELGLKTKAYYGHDEKVVLTEFKFMLDKLDASIRFCAHNGKEFDYPYMSRRMLVNGIALPAPLNLAGKKSWEVNHLDTMELWKFGDYKHYTSLDLLAAIFNIPSSKNGIDGSQVNSVYYKEKDLERIKDYCVSDVVVLTQLYLRMKGVPLIAEHNIIHA
- a CDS encoding type II toxin-antitoxin system RelE/ParE family toxin; this encodes MAYEIRWSPDARRDYFAILDYLNAHWTEKEAINFIDRTEQILQLISDNPLLFVSSAKKPEIHRCVIVSQVSLFYKVKNNQVELLRFWDNRMDPEKLNY
- the rnr gene encoding ribonuclease R, coding for MSKKKKQTKHTPSFKQQFESGILSALNETPGRAYSIKQIAKKLGLKKRDDIKAMTFSVYELEESGKIKELSNGTYATAQKGKTLTGIVDHVSSRFAYVSVGEDRPDVYIKARDLGSAVDGDTVNIAILPTRHGEHPEGRVVEILRRGRTQFVGRLELSKNFAFVVADYRKIHKDFFIAQGNINGAKSNDKVIVEVLNWGDGEGNPEAKVINILGKAGENEAEIHSIMAEFGLPFKFPPAIEKEAKKIDEGITPNEIKKRWDFRLMTTFTIDPEDAKDFDDALSLEILPNGNYRVGVHIADVTHYIQPNSNLEKEAFDRATSVYLVDRTIPMLPERLSNELCSLRPKEDKLTFAAVFELDKHANIVTEWFGRTIIHSDHRFTYEEAQEVIESGKGLFAEELKTLNELALKLKKDRFAKGAVNFETTEVKFKLDEKGRPLAVVPKVRKDAHKLIEEFMLLANKRVATHVYNQKKGPEKNTFVYRIHDYPDPDRVKDFANFAKQFGHRLNVEERSISRSLNKLMNEIEGKPEQNVLQQLAVRSMAKAKYSTDAKGHFGLAFDHYSHFTSPIRRYPDMMVHRLLQHYLDGGSPVSKTEYEVKCVHSSDREKRAADAERASIKYKQVEFMSLMAGDKAYDGLISGVTEWGIYVEIIETKCEGMIRMADMDDDYYEFDEKNYCIVGRRNKKIFTLGDQVRVRVKKTDVDRRLIDLVFAKEKSKNL